A portion of the Sphaerochaeta pleomorpha str. Grapes genome contains these proteins:
- a CDS encoding lipopolysaccharide biosynthesis protein — translation MRNKTNKISELPEGVKASGALFLATILTTGIAYITTPVFTRLLSPNDFGKVSLFIAYQMTFGILAMFCLSYGVFNNGMLDFQGDRDGYSFSMLILSNGITILFSALVIPFLPAIKRFTGFDIPLLLLMVGIFLLQPAYNFWTARQRYELKYKVSAVFMILCAILSPVVSILCIIYLTGNPLYARLFGAQVPLLILYLGFYLLLAIRAKGKVQTRYWKYAIGFNLPLLPHYLSTYMLNSSDKIMISYLINDSSTAYYSVAYAVASLVLLIWTAANSSLLPFTYEHCKAKDYLPIAKVTNKVLSVFFVGCIFIIFLAPEVIAVMATTEYRQAIYVIPPIVGGVFFQAQYYMYANIIYFYKKPKYLMYVSVTTMLLNVMLNYFYIRRYGYLAAGYTTLACYMFQALFDYFALLKVVKEKIYDMRYLAYLSAAMFVFAIFGNRLYALFVVRYALLAILSIGILVKRKLILDWMFFNKKG, via the coding sequence ATGAGAAATAAAACCAATAAAATCAGTGAATTGCCTGAAGGGGTAAAAGCTTCCGGCGCATTATTCCTTGCCACTATCCTTACCACTGGGATTGCCTATATTACCACACCGGTCTTTACAAGATTGCTATCCCCCAATGATTTTGGCAAGGTATCGCTCTTTATAGCCTATCAGATGACTTTCGGGATACTTGCGATGTTTTGTTTATCCTATGGGGTTTTCAATAATGGAATGCTCGATTTTCAAGGTGATCGAGACGGCTATTCTTTTTCCATGCTTATCCTCTCCAATGGTATCACCATACTCTTTTCAGCTTTGGTAATACCCTTTCTCCCTGCAATCAAGCGTTTTACGGGTTTCGATATACCTTTGTTACTCTTGATGGTTGGTATATTTCTATTGCAACCTGCTTATAACTTTTGGACTGCCAGACAACGATATGAGTTAAAATATAAGGTTTCAGCGGTTTTCATGATTTTATGTGCAATACTCTCTCCCGTGGTTTCTATTCTCTGTATTATCTATCTAACGGGAAACCCCTTATATGCGAGGTTGTTTGGAGCCCAGGTCCCATTGCTCATCCTATACCTGGGTTTTTACCTGTTACTGGCGATAAGAGCTAAAGGCAAGGTCCAGACAAGGTATTGGAAATATGCAATAGGTTTCAATTTACCTTTACTGCCACATTATTTGTCTACGTATATGTTGAACAGTTCAGATAAGATAATGATTTCCTACCTGATCAATGATTCTTCGACAGCGTATTATAGCGTTGCCTATGCAGTTGCTTCCCTGGTGCTTTTGATCTGGACGGCAGCAAATTCATCGTTGCTTCCCTTTACGTATGAACATTGCAAGGCGAAGGACTATTTGCCAATTGCCAAGGTGACGAACAAGGTTCTGTCGGTCTTTTTTGTCGGATGTATTTTTATCATTTTCTTGGCTCCTGAAGTTATCGCGGTGATGGCAACCACTGAATACCGACAGGCAATATATGTCATTCCCCCCATAGTTGGTGGTGTTTTTTTCCAAGCCCAATACTATATGTATGCGAACATCATATACTTTTATAAAAAACCAAAATATCTGATGTATGTGAGTGTGACAACCATGTTGCTGAATGTAATGCTGAATTATTTCTACATCAGGAGATACGGATATCTTGCTGCAGGATATACCACCCTTGCTTGTTATATGTTTCAAGCTCTTTTTGATTATTTTGCTCTTTTAAAAGTAGTTAAGGAAAAAATATATGATATGCGTTATCTGGCATACCTATCTGCTGCAATGTTCGTATTTGCCATTTTTGGCAATAGGCTGTATGCATTGTTTGTTGTGAGATATGCACTGCTTGCAATCCTGTCAATCGGAATTCTGGTAAAACGAAAACTCATATTGGATTGGATGTTTTTCAATAAAAAGGGTTAA
- a CDS encoding O-antigen polymerase, translated as MIACLVTILLFCVLVIANNKMFGNPITDYFNLFLVCIVGYMVVFFPLHIAYFSLAVRNLLTIYFSVWVLLISSFIGRNLKPRKQKLEVINISLLEKIIWPYLILGILANVIYLWPYGSYQRYLDYSLDLRVGNFLIYNRFSFLQPFGDIFYVSSLFFLGLEFHKHSKKNLFGLLLSVYLEILILIANRGRMSFISFLAVMLISTVNIVFARKKIFKVILVFVIFLTFISLTEEISNAMGRGAPTDPVAIIVEGTYFITNNIINVFRLPKELFRRGLDVFFPFVFLLPSRIWEGKLGMKTVSEQNTFFLEGAYKGQSGVTGELPVDLISFCYYEFGILGFMIVGIIAGMIIGYFIRKIRHLPTKAFQAIFKMYFFIQFILRSFLVADPANLITRFFGIIVFFVVYKGFKVLYLLKQRSHSRTKYYRGAPF; from the coding sequence GTGATAGCATGTCTAGTGACAATACTTCTTTTCTGCGTATTAGTGATCGCCAATAATAAGATGTTTGGCAACCCGATCACCGATTACTTCAATCTCTTCCTGGTTTGCATAGTGGGCTATATGGTTGTATTTTTTCCTTTGCATATTGCCTATTTTTCCTTGGCTGTACGCAATCTGTTGACTATATATTTCAGTGTCTGGGTCTTGCTTATATCTTCTTTTATTGGCAGAAACCTAAAGCCAAGGAAACAGAAGCTTGAAGTTATCAATATATCGTTATTGGAAAAAATCATTTGGCCTTATCTGATTCTGGGCATTCTTGCCAATGTTATCTATCTCTGGCCGTATGGTTCCTATCAACGATATCTGGACTATTCTTTGGATTTGCGGGTAGGAAATTTTCTCATTTACAACAGGTTTAGTTTTCTGCAGCCTTTTGGCGATATCTTTTATGTCTCCTCATTGTTTTTTCTTGGGTTGGAATTTCACAAGCATTCAAAAAAGAATCTTTTTGGGTTGTTGCTGTCTGTTTACCTTGAAATTCTCATACTGATTGCCAATAGAGGCCGTATGTCATTCATATCCTTTTTAGCTGTCATGTTGATTTCAACGGTAAATATCGTATTTGCCAGAAAGAAAATATTCAAAGTGATTCTTGTGTTTGTTATATTTCTGACGTTTATCAGCTTGACTGAAGAAATTTCGAATGCCATGGGAAGAGGAGCCCCAACTGACCCTGTTGCGATTATCGTCGAGGGGACGTATTTTATCACGAATAATATCATCAACGTATTCCGACTCCCCAAGGAATTGTTCCGTAGGGGGTTAGATGTTTTTTTCCCCTTTGTCTTTTTGTTACCCTCTCGAATCTGGGAAGGCAAACTGGGCATGAAAACAGTATCGGAACAAAACACCTTTTTTCTGGAGGGAGCCTATAAAGGTCAGAGTGGGGTAACCGGTGAGCTTCCCGTTGACCTGATATCGTTTTGTTATTACGAATTTGGCATTCTTGGGTTTATGATAGTCGGGATTATCGCGGGGATGATTATTGGCTATTTCATCAGAAAAATCCGACATTTACCCACCAAGGCCTTCCAAGCCATTTTCAAGATGTATTTCTTTATCCAGTTCATTCTCAGAAGTTTTTTGGTTGCTGATCCTGCAAACCTGATTACTCGTTTTTTCGGTATCATTGTGTTTTTTGTCGTATATAAGGGATTCAAAGTTTTATATCTTCTCAAACAAAGATCTCACTCACGTACCAAATATTATCGGGGGGCTCCTTTCTAG
- a CDS encoding CDP-glycerol glycerophosphotransferase family protein, with amino-acid sequence MHNCRRGCMPPVIAFGLGGRKMYNQMFRFLEWINRYLPKRDIVLIYSGVEYKDNAKAMCDYLFARGFDKKCSIYYAEYQRINKEIWVNGNQHLTVHSKIFAYFMFLFSRYALYAFNPIKIMPSSSQRVIQMWHGSPLKKIFNDGIEKKYKSDYFTYFLSCSKFFNEYYQKSIPCEEERILLCGQPRNDLLFESIDKPAFLNDAKLIFWAPTFRKAKYWEQRDSDFSGMIPFYDGSFDELNADLESKGVQMVIKLHPMELCADVIERHFPCLHIFSHKAFTRLHIDFYSFVGFSDALITDYSSIAFDFLLLDRPIGYAFTDFASYKTHRGFVLDDPISLMPGNIITDKEKLLAFFQEISIGKDGYRDKRKQVNDMVNYYQDANNRSRVSSILFG; translated from the coding sequence ATGCATAATTGCCGGAGGGGTTGTATGCCTCCGGTTATTGCATTTGGTTTGGGGGGAAGGAAGATGTATAATCAGATGTTTAGATTTCTTGAATGGATTAATAGGTATTTGCCTAAAAGAGACATCGTATTGATTTATTCAGGCGTGGAATATAAAGATAATGCAAAAGCTATGTGCGACTACCTGTTTGCAAGGGGATTCGATAAAAAATGTAGTATTTATTATGCTGAGTATCAGAGAATCAATAAGGAGATATGGGTCAATGGAAATCAGCATTTGACTGTCCATTCAAAGATATTCGCCTATTTCATGTTCTTGTTTTCCCGCTATGCCCTGTATGCTTTCAATCCCATTAAAATAATGCCCAGTAGTAGCCAGAGAGTGATTCAAATGTGGCACGGATCTCCGTTGAAAAAGATATTCAATGACGGGATTGAGAAAAAATACAAATCCGACTATTTTACCTATTTCTTATCTTGTTCAAAATTCTTCAACGAATATTATCAAAAATCAATTCCCTGTGAGGAAGAGCGTATCCTACTGTGTGGGCAACCAAGAAACGATTTGCTGTTTGAGTCCATCGATAAGCCTGCATTCTTGAATGATGCCAAGTTGATTTTTTGGGCTCCAACCTTCAGGAAAGCAAAGTACTGGGAACAAAGGGACAGTGATTTTTCAGGAATGATTCCTTTCTATGACGGTTCTTTTGACGAGTTGAATGCAGATTTGGAATCGAAGGGTGTTCAGATGGTTATCAAGCTACATCCAATGGAGCTGTGTGCGGATGTAATTGAAAGGCACTTTCCCTGTTTACATATATTTTCCCATAAAGCCTTTACAAGGCTGCATATTGATTTCTATTCCTTTGTAGGGTTTTCAGATGCTCTGATTACCGATTACTCCTCAATTGCCTTTGATTTTTTATTGTTGGATCGTCCTATAGGATATGCTTTTACTGATTTTGCATCGTACAAAACCCATCGGGGATTTGTTCTGGACGATCCAATTTCTTTGATGCCGGGCAACATCATTACCGACAAGGAAAAGCTTTTGGCGTTTTTCCAGGAGATCAGCATCGGAAAAGATGGATATAGGGACAAAAGAAAACAAGTAAATGATATGGTCAATTATTACCAGGATGCAAATAATCGATCAAGAGTATCCTCAATCCTCTTTGGCTGA
- a CDS encoding glycosyltransferase, giving the protein MRIGLYVNAFEHGGAERVVSRLSSILQQQGHAVFVIISDASLVSYSVSGKLIDFQIPSARGLLGKLVTLLKRRNKLGKTKHEHHLDCVISFMDGANIVNILAKTKQTKTIVSIRNHLSSELKAASFGSVQKWIFTTMYKHADSVICVSKLIARDVEQSFCVPLEKIRVLYNPYDAESIRKDASLVESVDPKIADFIRGKEFCFVSMGRLSYQKGLWHLLKAFSLVKPSENHLGLVLIGDGEQGSKLKELASLLHIENSVCFCGYRENPYAIMALCSVYVLPSLFEGFPNALVEAMCLGLPVIAADCKSGPREILAPELDIYGTPMEKAYAAQYGYLFPPFSGREDWTVNCGEERTWADALESICIKTNEFAHYSKISVDRSKYFSEESCYSTLYPILLEG; this is encoded by the coding sequence ATGCGTATAGGGCTATACGTAAATGCTTTTGAACACGGGGGGGCTGAACGAGTTGTCAGCAGGCTGTCCTCTATTTTACAGCAACAGGGACATGCCGTATTTGTGATTATCAGCGATGCGAGCTTAGTCTCGTATTCTGTTTCCGGGAAGTTGATTGATTTTCAGATCCCCTCGGCCAGAGGTCTTTTAGGAAAACTTGTTACCCTCTTGAAACGAAGAAACAAACTGGGCAAAACCAAACATGAGCATCACCTGGATTGTGTGATTAGTTTTATGGATGGAGCAAATATCGTTAATATCCTTGCAAAAACAAAGCAAACGAAGACGATAGTATCTATCAGGAATCATCTGTCTTCGGAATTAAAAGCAGCTTCATTTGGAAGCGTTCAGAAGTGGATATTTACCACTATGTATAAACATGCCGATTCGGTTATCTGTGTCTCGAAGCTCATTGCCAGGGATGTCGAGCAATCGTTCTGTGTCCCCTTGGAAAAGATACGAGTCCTCTACAATCCCTACGATGCCGAGTCGATTCGTAAGGATGCCTCTCTGGTTGAGTCTGTTGACCCGAAGATAGCCGATTTTATCCGGGGAAAGGAGTTCTGTTTTGTAAGTATGGGACGTTTGTCCTACCAAAAGGGATTATGGCATCTTTTGAAGGCGTTTAGCTTGGTAAAACCTTCGGAAAATCATCTTGGACTGGTACTGATCGGAGATGGGGAACAGGGCTCCAAGTTAAAAGAATTAGCTTCCTTGTTGCATATTGAAAACAGTGTTTGTTTCTGTGGTTACCGAGAAAATCCCTATGCAATAATGGCACTCTGCTCAGTGTATGTTTTGCCATCGCTTTTTGAAGGTTTTCCCAACGCTTTGGTTGAGGCAATGTGCCTGGGATTGCCTGTAATCGCTGCGGATTGCAAAAGTGGCCCGCGGGAAATCCTGGCTCCCGAATTGGACATATATGGCACTCCTATGGAAAAGGCCTACGCCGCACAATATGGGTATCTGTTCCCCCCGTTTTCAGGCAGGGAGGATTGGACAGTGAATTGCGGGGAGGAAAGAACCTGGGCGGATGCACTTGAAAGTATCTGTATCAAAACGAATGAGTTTGCCCATTACTCGAAGATTAGCGTTGATCGTTCCAAATATTTCTCAGAGGAATCCTGTTATTCAACACTTTACCCGATTTTATTGGAGGGCTGA